The following nucleotide sequence is from Tenrec ecaudatus isolate mTenEca1 chromosome X, mTenEca1.hap1, whole genome shotgun sequence.
CACTTGAGATGAGAATGCAGAGGGCTCTTTCAGAAGTCAATCCTTGAAGCACGGCCAGTGTAACCTAATAATCCCTACTGTGCTCTACGGACATGCAATTGAGGTCTCGTGTTTGGTAATCCACTGGGGTGCTTGCCACcaagtcactggttcaaagctCTCAGCCAATCTGAGGGACTTGATGAGGCCTCTACTCCTGGAGACATCGGCAGTCATTAGGAAGCTAGAGGCACTTCAATTCTTTCCCATAGTTGGCTCCCAGTTGGAAGAGGCACAGAATACAAGTAATTTTGTGCTTTGGGAAATTAATTACACAGATGGATATCCACATGGATAAAACCCTGTCACAAATGTGAGATTCTGGGCTCTAGAGCCATTTCTGCTTAATCCAattgcttaatccactctcagCAGCTAACCCACTCCTCAAAGTTTTCTATGTTGTCTCAATCTCGGTGGGGGAAGGTGTGATGCTGAGAGTTTCTGTCAACAGGGCCGGGTCTTGATTCTAAGGTGTTGGTTCTTTACGATGGCATCATCCTTGTTGATGGGATTTCATAAAATGCCATCAATTCCAAGCTGAGACTtgctgtgaacagccaatgacGGGAAAgagagctaccttgtgggtgtggtctcatgatttaaaaggtctccgtgagagctctgtagctttgttctggacctggacccttccactgacctgaaggtttggggacttgggACAGAATCATTTCATCGTTCCTGCTTCTCTGGAAGTTGTCAGTCTCAACACACTTGAGGAAGAAGGCTGCCATTGGACCTGCCATCTTGGAGTCATCATCCACTGTATCTGCTTGATTACCGGTAAGAGTCCAAGACTGAAATGTGAGCTTGTCAGCCTCTGGAAATGAGAGTTGCAATAGAGAGTAAGAAGAAAATTCTCTAAGTGCTTCTGAGGAATGAAGTGGGGAGGTAACTAGGGGTTCGAAAACGCGGTTCCTATCTTTGCCCTCTTGGAGGCCTATATGAAGTAAGTGTTTCGATATTGTCTTTTGAATATATGGATGTGTTTCCTCTACTCCATATAAGCAGGGTAAACAGATTAAGGTGTCCTGCTCACCCTCAATCCCCTTCACACTTCAGAACCTATTCAGAGACTTGATGTGTCTTAATATCTTGTCTTTGTGCAATGGTCCATTATGTTATCAACTTGTTGGGTAGAGGTGCTCCGTAGCATGGCAGGTATGTAAGGATGTCAGTTTGGGAGCTGGACTGCAGTGTGGGCTTATTCCTCCATCAATCAAGGGttggaggcttcaaaaccaccagactctgCAGTTCACACCGAAGAcagtgtgctcccataaagacagagAGCAGCGTTAACCAAAGTAGGTCATTCTGCCCACTGAGGTTAAATGGGAATGCCCATTCATTGCAAAAGAGATGCCTGTACTTTACATATGGGAGAtacatggggctttctgctcccattcagAATTCCaattacagcattggaaacaCGTAGGAGCAGTTTATTCTGTTCTATGTGGCTGCCATTCATGGACAGGGACAGTGACAGTAAGGTTTTGATACTTTATTTCAGCTTTACCACATAAGGTTTCAATGACTAGCAAGTGTATGagtaacttttctgttttcctaagAAGACGGCTCACATGAGGGCTAATAAGTGTACAAGCTTGTGATATGTAACCTTGAGTGGACTAGAGAGCAGTTGTAACCTGTTCTATAGTATAGCCATGAGGGGTATAGGATGAAATGACACTGGATtcagtttatttcctttattaaGTTAAACTGTGTTATCTTTGATTTGATCTGCTATGATGGGATCCTTTAGGAAGCTGGTCCAAGTTGAAAGGATTCTGTGTAGGATAGCAATCCTTAATCCTTTCTTAATCTTTACCAGATTGATATAAGCAGAGGTTCCTGGGATGTGAATTCAGAACCTTTCACCCAGCTAGGGATTGGAGAAAAGTTGGCAGAGAGAAGCAGGATCTGTCTGCAGCAAGACAGGTGACTTGGATCTGGGTGCCTCTGTAGACCTACAGCCCTTGCTTGGTGAAGCTCTGAGCTCATTAAGGCTGAAGTTCAGAGATTCAGTGATCCCTAGGCAAGTCAAGGGCATATATTTTGCAAGAAGACAAGGAACTGGGCCAGAACACACAGGGAGAGAAACATATCCATGAGCGGAGGTCCTGGATTTGGATTCAATACAACTGAACAATAAGACAGTTCACCTAGAGGGTTTTAAGACCCACAGTTGGTGACGCCTCTCTCATAATCTCACTTGAAATCTGAGAGAACGTGCTGGACTCTTCTCCAGAGAGCAATGCTGCATAGACACCCAGTGGGGTCCACGAATCCCTATTGTGTTCGAGAGGGATGCAATCTCGGTGGCATATTTTGTTAGGCTTTGGGTTGCTCACTgtcaggtcagcggttcaaatctgaACTGTGAGGATGGATGAGCCCAGCCTCTCCTGCAATGATTGACAATCCTTCGGAACCCAAAGAGGCATTTCTCGCTTCCATAAGTTTACTCTAAGTCAGAAGAGGGTCAGTGGGTATAAGTTTGCGCTTTGGGAAATTAGCTACCCTGATGAAAATGTAAAGGAAACACTATACTGCACATATGAGAATCTTGGTGATGCAGGCTTATCTGGAAACAATTGCTAAATCCACTCTAATCTACTAACACACTCTTCAAAGTTTTCCATGTTCTCTCACGCACAGTGTGCACAGAGATGGCTGAGGGCTTGTGTCAACAGGGCAGGGTCTGGATTCTCAGGGGTTGGTCAGTTCTGATGGCATCAACCTGGTTGATCAGATTTCCAAAAAATGCCATCAATTCCATGATGAGAACTACTGCGATCAACCAGCGAGGCAGAAGACAGCATCTTTATGGGGGTGGTTATATGACTTAAAGGACTCTCTGAAAGCTAATGATCTTTGTTCTCTCCTAGCCCAGTCTTCAGACCTGTAAGGTTTTGGAACTTGGGacagaatcttgccatccttcctgCTTCTCTGGGAGTTGTCAGTCTCAACGTCCTTTGAGGAAGAAGCCTGTCATTTGACTTGTCCAGCTCTGATCCATCAGCCACTGGATATCTAGGGTAAGAGTCAGGTATGAAATCTGAGCCTTCTGAGTCGCTGCCAGTGTGAGTTGAAACAAATTATTTACATGAAAGCTCAGTACTCGTAAATGGTTCTGAAGCATATATGGGAGAGGGACCTGGTTGTCAGAGGGTTGGAGTCCACAGCGTGGCTCTCCTTGAGGTCTGAGCAGACCCGTGTTCCCATCCACAGGTCAGGATTCCTCTTGCAGCGGAGTGATCATcatgagcagcaggaacccaaccaggctccaggacatggccatccagggcgtgttgcagaatgaggcctcagccatcgccgctcttgagtggctgcccacacagttcttccctcccttgttcatggcagccgttgccaagggacacagtgaggtgGTGAAGGCCATGGTGCACTACTGGCCCTTCACACAGCTCCCACTTGGGGCTCTGTTGGAGGATTGTGTGTTTCAAGATCTCATCTTAAAGGCTGCACTCGATGGCCTTGACATCCTGCTTGCCCAGAATGCTCAGCacaggagatgcaaactgaaagtgTTGGATTTACAGCTGGCCACTGGCACCAACTTCTGGAATGTCTGGGCTGGAGCCCCAATAAATGACTCTGAGATGCCATCAGAGGAGCCTGAGGACACACCCCGCAGAATTCAGATGGAAAATGGGCCCCATTCCAGATCAGGAGGGAAGCACCAGCCCCTGACCTCCGTGGAGGTGCTCACAGACCTGTGGTTTGAGGAAACTCTCTCAGATgtactgctcaccttcctgattgaaAGGGTCAAGCAGATGAAGGCGCTGCCAACGCTGTGTTGCAGGAAGGTGGCGTTTCTTCAACCTCTCCCACAACTTCACATTCTTGGGGACATCCTGAAGACGGTGCAGCTTGACTCTGTCCAGGAGGTGGAAATTCATGGCAAATGGGACCTGCACAGCCTCAATCCGATTGCTCCTTACTTCGCACAGATGGGTCACCTGCAGACCCTCTTTCTCTGTGAAGTCATCTTGGGTTGCAAGGACTGCGGCAAAAACTGCAACGTGGAGCAACTCCTTGCCCAATTCACCTCTCAGTTCCTCAGTCTGCAtcagctccagcacctcttcctggactctgcctgcctgcccaggggCTGCCTCATCCGGCTGCTCACACGCTTGCCATCTCCCTTGCTGACCCTCAGCCTGACTGATTGTGTGCTTTTGGACGAGGACTTGACTTACCTGTCTTTATGCCCCTGTACCAGCCGCCTAAGGACCCTGGTATTG
It contains:
- the LOC142434746 gene encoding melanoma antigen preferentially expressed in tumors-like → MVHYWPFTQLPLGALLEDCVFQDLILKAALDGLDILLAQNAQHRRCKLKVLDLQLATGTNFWNVWAGAPINDSEMPSEEPEDTPRRIQMENGPHSRSGGKHQPLTSVEVLTDLWFEETLSDVLLTFLIERVKQMKALPTLCCRKVAFLQPLPQLHILGDILKTVQLDSVQEVEIHGKWDLHSLNPIAPYFAQMGHLQTLFLCEVILGCKDCGKNCNVEQLLAQFTSQFLSLHQLQHLFLDSACLPRGCLIRLLTRLPSPLLTLSLTDCVLLDEDLTYLSLCPCTSRLRTLVLCGVFRPSSSYAFLPGLLEIVSTTLMHLNLAGCGIQDPDLRALQNALGRCSQLVTLVLCGNSVSWDVLQELLQHTPPQCKFLELPVPLHCYVGPQGMLDMDALLPVMEELMVILMPNGVNSVEFCNHRGSNRTSHAILIQMDS